One genomic window of Gracilinema caldarium DSM 7334 includes the following:
- a CDS encoding carbon starvation protein A: MSALIAIIALVIYFVFYFVYGRTIQTKLLKSQEAPDAPSKRLQDGVDYVPTNKFVLFGHHFASIAGAGPITGPAMAIAWGWLPGLLWIWFGNIFIGAIHDYLSLAASVRYDGRSVQFVAQDMVGKKAGKSFGWFVLFLCILVVAAFGDIVAGQFAADGRVFSAFFFFCVAAIIAGFIMYKSPLGMGWGSLIGVVLIIAAFWAGDLLPIKATKDVWFIVIFVYIVIASALPVNFLLQPRDYLNSFLLYFGLLVGGIAALVSFGAFDSAPLFTSFSAKVIGGQPSPFWPTVPLVIACGALSGFHALVASGTSSKQIASEKDALFVGYGAMLTEGFLSTIVVISIASFGDVAMGNWEAILKTPALSRFVKAYGAMVSTTLPFFTKEFMTLFASVWVSSFALTTLDTTNRLGRYLVQEMALPLKDKSPALYGILENKWVASIIIAFIGIFLARSGGYNTLWPAFSGANQLIASIVMLTAAVWVKNKLNPKYTNVVLIPAIFLWVTVTVALVWYEIVVVPTFFVKMEDTMKVITGSVVGTINVIMLILNFVMIVSFYKNFSGKKANA, encoded by the coding sequence ATGAGTGCCTTAATAGCCATCATAGCCCTGGTTATTTATTTTGTGTTCTACTTTGTATATGGTAGAACCATCCAGACCAAGCTCCTGAAAAGTCAGGAAGCTCCTGATGCTCCGTCCAAACGGCTGCAGGATGGAGTAGATTATGTTCCTACCAACAAGTTTGTTCTATTCGGCCACCATTTCGCGTCCATTGCCGGTGCTGGCCCGATTACCGGCCCTGCTATGGCTATTGCCTGGGGATGGTTACCGGGACTGCTTTGGATCTGGTTCGGCAACATCTTTATCGGTGCGATCCATGACTACCTGTCACTTGCCGCTTCAGTCCGTTACGATGGTCGGTCGGTTCAATTTGTCGCCCAAGACATGGTGGGGAAAAAAGCTGGAAAATCCTTTGGCTGGTTTGTTCTCTTCCTCTGTATCCTGGTAGTTGCCGCCTTTGGTGACATTGTAGCCGGACAGTTTGCCGCCGATGGCCGGGTGTTCTCAGCTTTCTTCTTCTTCTGCGTTGCTGCTATTATCGCTGGCTTTATCATGTACAAGTCCCCCCTCGGTATGGGCTGGGGATCTTTAATCGGTGTAGTACTTATCATCGCAGCATTCTGGGCTGGTGATTTGCTCCCTATAAAGGCTACTAAGGATGTTTGGTTTATCGTAATTTTCGTGTATATTGTCATTGCTTCCGCATTACCAGTTAACTTCCTCCTGCAACCCCGGGATTACCTTAACAGCTTCCTCCTCTATTTCGGATTGCTCGTAGGTGGTATTGCAGCCCTTGTATCCTTCGGTGCATTTGATTCAGCCCCCCTCTTTACCAGCTTCTCCGCCAAGGTTATCGGTGGTCAGCCTTCTCCTTTCTGGCCCACGGTACCCCTCGTAATCGCCTGTGGGGCCCTTTCTGGGTTCCATGCCCTGGTGGCTTCCGGGACAAGCTCCAAACAGATTGCTTCAGAAAAGGATGCCCTCTTTGTTGGATATGGAGCCATGTTAACCGAAGGGTTCCTTTCTACTATTGTAGTCATTTCCATCGCATCCTTTGGCGACGTTGCCATGGGTAATTGGGAAGCCATATTAAAAACTCCCGCCCTGAGCCGCTTTGTTAAAGCCTATGGCGCTATGGTCAGTACAACCCTCCCCTTCTTTACCAAGGAATTCATGACCCTCTTTGCTTCTGTTTGGGTCAGTTCCTTTGCTCTTACGACTCTGGATACCACCAACCGCCTCGGCCGCTATCTGGTACAGGAGATGGCCCTCCCCCTGAAGGATAAGTCCCCCGCTCTCTATGGTATATTAGAAAACAAATGGGTGGCTTCTATCATTATTGCATTCATCGGTATCTTCCTGGCCCGTTCCGGTGGATACAACACCCTGTGGCCTGCCTTCTCCGGTGCTAATCAGCTCATCGCTTCCATCGTCATGCTGACCGCTGCGGTCTGGGTAAAGAACAAGCTGAATCCTAAATATACCAATGTGGTGCTTATCCCCGCCATATTCCTCTGGGTTACCGTTACAGTGGCCCTGGTCTGGTATGAAATCGTGGTAGTCCCCACATTCTTTGTGAAAATGGAAGACACCATGAAGGTTATTACCGGAAGTGTTGTTGGAACCATCAACGTAATCATGCTGATTCTTAACTTCGTCATGATTGTCAGCTTCTACAAGAACTTCTCCGGCAAGAAAGCAAACGCTTAA
- a CDS encoding GntR family transcriptional regulator, with amino-acid sequence MGLEISIDKTSESPVYRQIIEQITRKLRSGELKPGDRLPTERELAEQLGIARGTVNRAYEELTRSQILESIPGRGSFISAQQDVAETSRKERAVALIAELIDTLRNLRFSYREIRTLIELGILEKERMFEELSIAVVDCNPEALAVFRRQLNFLTTMPLTLFLLDDLAASTEVEKKLATFDLVLTSARHYSEVLGMAPSIKDKLIQVALSPSQDTIIALATIKPGRKLGIICESRQFRDIILNKLRDLMIDDGVEVLRYAELNRFPLFLADKEVIIVPPSWKQPEGKVAQAALQDFTSRGGKLIIFDYQVERGSIIYVEERVRDLLSQ; translated from the coding sequence ATGGGTCTAGAGATTAGCATAGACAAAACCAGCGAAAGCCCCGTGTACCGGCAGATTATCGAACAGATAACCCGGAAACTGCGCTCTGGCGAGCTGAAACCGGGAGACCGGCTTCCCACCGAGCGGGAACTGGCAGAACAGCTGGGCATAGCCCGGGGAACGGTGAACCGGGCCTACGAGGAGCTTACCCGATCCCAGATACTGGAATCCATACCGGGCAGGGGGAGCTTTATTTCCGCTCAGCAGGATGTGGCCGAAACAAGCCGTAAAGAACGGGCTGTAGCCCTCATTGCGGAACTTATCGACACCCTACGAAACCTGCGTTTTTCTTACCGGGAAATTCGCACCCTCATCGAATTAGGTATTCTTGAAAAAGAACGGATGTTCGAAGAGCTTTCCATCGCTGTGGTAGACTGTAACCCTGAAGCCCTGGCGGTTTTCCGCAGACAGCTTAATTTTCTTACCACCATGCCGCTCACCCTTTTTCTCCTCGACGATCTGGCTGCATCTACAGAGGTGGAAAAAAAGCTTGCTACCTTTGACCTGGTCCTCACCTCTGCCCGGCACTATTCGGAAGTTTTGGGTATGGCTCCCAGTATTAAGGATAAACTCATTCAAGTGGCCCTTTCCCCCTCCCAGGACACGATTATTGCCCTGGCAACGATTAAACCGGGCCGCAAACTGGGCATTATCTGTGAAAGCCGTCAGTTCAGGGACATTATTCTGAATAAACTCCGGGATCTTATGATTGATGATGGAGTCGAGGTTCTCCGCTACGCAGAACTAAATCGGTTTCCTCTCTTTCTTGCAGATAAGGAAGTTATTATTGTTCCCCCCTCCTGGAAACAGCCTGAAGGCAAGGTAGCTCAGGCTGCCTTGCAGGACTTTACCTCCCGGGGAGGTAAGCTCATCATTTTTGACTACCAGGTAGAACGGGGTTCGATCATTTATGTGGAAGAGCGGGTCCGGGACCTGCTTTCCCAGTAG
- a CDS encoding ArsA family ATPase → MKKLAFFLGKGGVGKTTLSSATAYRLAASGLKVFICSLDPAHNLGDVFHTKLSNELRPIRENLEGMEIDLASWVQKYLEESRSEIQNAYRYNVVIDLNKYLDIMKYSPGTEEYAVLWAIEYIYKTYHETYDIIIFDTPPTALTLRFLAMPAISSLWVKELSNLRKTILEKRRVLLKLNPEANVLGGQVKKEEDPIYQKLGAIHRRLEYLQELFAKESYITVVLNPDELSFSESLRIRDELVKLDVPIASLCYNKFYIDDSRGERLRNTFKSVPIFTFNRLEEGIVVLDDLAKLEVSPLVHHMRSN, encoded by the coding sequence ATGAAGAAACTCGCCTTTTTTTTAGGCAAGGGAGGGGTGGGAAAAACTACCCTGTCCTCTGCTACTGCCTACCGTCTTGCTGCGAGCGGGCTTAAGGTTTTCATTTGCTCCCTTGATCCTGCCCACAACCTGGGTGATGTATTTCATACAAAATTATCAAATGAACTGCGTCCGATCAGGGAAAATCTGGAGGGCATGGAAATTGACTTGGCCTCGTGGGTCCAGAAGTATCTTGAGGAAAGCCGCAGCGAAATACAGAATGCCTACCGGTACAATGTGGTCATAGATTTAAACAAATACCTGGATATTATGAAATATTCGCCCGGTACAGAGGAATATGCGGTGCTCTGGGCCATTGAGTATATTTATAAAACCTATCATGAGACCTATGACATCATCATCTTTGACACCCCTCCCACCGCTTTAACACTGCGCTTTCTGGCCATGCCGGCTATCTCGAGTCTTTGGGTTAAGGAACTCTCCAATCTGCGTAAAACAATTCTGGAAAAACGGCGGGTTTTACTGAAACTGAATCCAGAAGCGAACGTTCTGGGGGGCCAGGTTAAAAAGGAAGAGGACCCCATCTACCAAAAACTGGGAGCCATTCACCGGCGCCTTGAATATTTACAGGAGCTTTTTGCAAAGGAAAGTTATATTACTGTTGTATTAAATCCCGACGAATTAAGTTTTTCCGAATCTCTGCGTATCAGGGATGAACTGGTCAAGCTGGACGTTCCCATTGCAAGTCTTTGTTATAATAAATTTTATATTGATGACAGCCGCGGCGAACGGCTCCGAAACACCTTTAAGAGCGTTCCCATTTTCACCTTTAACCGTCTCGAAGAAGGAATTGTGGTCCTTGATGATCTTGCCAAATTAGAGGTATCACCACTGGTACATCATATGAGGAGTAATTAA